A genomic segment from Dendropsophus ebraccatus isolate aDenEbr1 chromosome 7, aDenEbr1.pat, whole genome shotgun sequence encodes:
- the LOC138796613 gene encoding zinc finger protein 41-like: protein MVERPEEAITAQMPQSLSPETQASAQRHRPQPRDTGLSPESWAARDPDGQTQASAQRDSSETRALAQRPGRPDSPETWASAQRPGRPDSPEKQASAQKAGRPETRTARQLGDPCLSPETRAARQPRDPGGQTAQRHRPQPRDPDSQTAQRHKPQPRDPGGLTAQRHRPRQPDSPETQAQRPGRPDSPETQTAAQRPGRPDSPETQASAQRPGRPDSPDTQASAQRPERPDSPETRAARQPRDTGLSPETRVARQPRDTGLSPETQASAQRHGRPDSSETQASAQRPQPQPRDAGGLTAQRHRPRQPRDTVPETPATRKPRDPGLSPETRAARQPKDPGGQTAQRHRPQPRDPGGQTAQRPRPQPRDTNLSPETQAQAARQPRDTVPETLATRKPRDTGLSPETQAARQPKDFWSCGEMRSKSNFLGNGGNISEENIVLPLNYKEEDEGAEQCSSGEALLPLTVHPGRHTTDLSYNPPDHEEPSPDQSHTATTGTKHRGGKRFQCGECGRHFAIKSDLVTHRRQHRRKHLHSCSECGKCFTYKSNLVIHERSHTGEKPYPCSECEKCFTTRSHLVTHQRSHTGEKPYSCQECRKCFLTKSHLVTHVRSHTGEKPYLCPECGKCFISSSHLVIHVRSHTGDTLHSCSECGKCFTKKSCLVKHEKSHTRVKTHSCSECGNCLSKSDLVKHERSNGEEKPYSCSECWKCFVRRSYLGKHERSHTGEKPYSCSECGKCFRQKSYLVMHERIHTGEKPYSCSECGKCFSDKSNLVVHERNHTGVKPYSCSECGKCFRARSNLVLHERVHTGEKPYIRSECEKCFSSKSDRVKHDRSHTGKKPYSCTECGKCFTRKSRLIIHDRIHTGEKPYTCAECRKCFSNKSDLVRHERSHTGKKPYLCSECGKCFSDKSYLVRYERIHTGEKLF, encoded by the exons ATGGTGGAGAGGCCAGAAGAAGCCATTACTGCGCAGatgccacaaa gcctcagcccagagacacaggcctcagcccagagacacaggcctcagcccagagacacaggcctCAGCCCAGAGAGCTGGGCGGCCAGAGACCCAGACGGCCAGACACAGGCCTCAGCCCAGAGAGACAGCTCGGAGACCCGGGCCTTAGCCCAGAGACCTGGGCGGCCAGACAGCCCAGAGACATGGGCCTCAGCCCAGAGACCCGGGCGGCCAGACAGCCCAGAGAAACAGGCCTCAGCCCAGAAAGCCGGGCGGCCAGAGACCCGGACAGCCAGACAGCTTGGAGACCCGTGCCTTAGCCCAGAGACCCGGGCGGCCAGACAGCCCAGAGACCCGGGCGGCCagacagcccagagacacaggcctCAGCCCAGAGATCCGGACAGCCAGACAGCCCAGAGACACAAACCTCAGCCCAGAGACCCGGGTGGCCTgacagcccagagacacaggcccAGGCAGCCagacagcccagagacacaggctCAGAGACCCGGGCGACCAGACAGCCCAGAGACACAAACCGCAGCCCAGAGACCCGGGCGGCCagacagcccagagacacaggcctCAGCCCAGAGACCCGGACGGCCAGACAGCCCAGACACACAGGCCTCAGCCCAGAGACCCGAGCGGCCAGACAGCCCAGAGACCCGGGCGGCCagacagcccagagacacaggcctCAGCCCAGAGACGCGAGTGGCCagacagcccagagacacaggcctcagcccagagacacaggcctCAGCCCAGAGACACGGGCGGCCAGACAGCTCGGAGACACAGGCCTCAGCCCAGAGACCACAACCTCAGCCCAGAGACGCGGGTGGCCTgacagcccagagacacaggcccAGGCAGCCCAGAGACACAGTCCCAGAGACCCCGGCGACCAGAAAGCCCAGAGACCCAGGCCTCAGCCCAGAGACCCGGGCAGCCAGACAGCCCAAAGACCCGGGCGGCCagacagcccagagacacaggcctCAGCCCAGAGACCCGGGCGGCCAGACAGCCCAGAGACCCAGGCCTCAGCCCAGAGACACAAACCtcagcccagagacacaggcccAGGCAGCCagacagcccagagacacagTCCCAGAGACCCTGGCGACCAGAAagcccagagacacaggcctCAGCCCAGAGACTCAGGCGGCCAGACAGCCCAAAGACTTCTGGTCATGTGGAGAGATGAGATCAAAATCCAACTTTTTAG GAAATGGCGGTAATATCTCTGAGGAGAACATTGTGCTACCGCTGAATTATAAAGAAGAGGATGAAGGTGCAGAGCAGTgctcctcaggagaagccctcctcccccttactgtacatccaggacgtcacactacagatctatcatataatcctcctgaccatgaggaaccttctcctgaccaGTCACACACTGCGACCACAGGGACAAAGCATAGAGGAGGGAAAAGATTCCAGTGTGGTGAATGTGGAAGACATTTTGCAATAAAGTCAGATCTTGTTACACACAGAAGACAACACAGAAGAAAGCATTTGCATTCTTGttcagaatgcgggaaatgttttacataTAAATCAAATTTAGTTATACAtgaaagaagtcacacaggagagaagccgtatccatgttcagaatgtgaaaaatgttttacaaCTAGGTCACATCTTGTTACAcatcagagaagtcacacaggagagaagccatattcatgtcaaGAATGTCGGAAATGTTTTTTAACCAAATCCCACCTTGTTACACATgtaagaagtcacacaggagagaagccatatctATGTccggaatgtggaaaatgtttcataAGCAGTTCCCACCTTGTTATACATGTAAGAAGTCATACAGGGGATACGCtgcattcatgttcagaatgtgggaaatgttttaccaaAAAATCCTGTCTCGTTAAGCATGAAAAAAGTCACACAAGAGTGAAGAcacattcatgttcagaatgtgggaattgTTTAagtaaatcagatcttgttaaacatgAGAGAAGCAACGGagaagagaagccatattcatgttcagaatgttggAAATGTTTTGTGAGAAGATCATATCTTGGGAAAc atgagagaagtcacacaggagagaagccatattcatgttcagaatgtgggaaatgttttagacaAAAGTCATATCTTGTTATGCATGAAAGaatacacacaggagagaagccatattcatgttcagaatgtggaaaatgtttttcagaTAAATCTAATCTTGTTGTACATGAGAGAAATCATACAGGAGttaagccatattcatgttctgaatgtgggaaatgttttagagcTAGATCAAATCTTGTTTTACATGAGAgagttcacacaggggagaagccatatatACGCTCAGAGTGTGAGAAATGTTTCTCAAGTAAATCAGATCGTGTGAAACATGACAGAAGTCACACGGggaagaagccatattcatgtacagaatgtgggaaatgttttacacgaAAATCACGTCTTATTATACATGATAGAATTCACACCGGAGAGAAACCATATACATGTGCAGAATGTAGGAAATGTTTCTCAAATAAATCGGATCTTGTTAGACAtgaaagaagtcacacaggaaaAAAGCCatatttatgttcagaatgtgggaaatgtttttcagaTAAATCTTATCTTGTTAGatatgagagaattcacacaggggagaagttgTTTTGA